The nucleotide window GGGACGACCGGCTGGGGCGAGGTCTGTCCGCTGGGAAGCACATACCTGGAAGGCTTCGCAGGAGGCGCACGGGTGGCACTACAGGCGCTCGCGCCGGCGCTCGTCGGCGCCGATCCCAGGAATCTGGCCCTGATCAACGAGCGAATGG belongs to Armatimonadota bacterium and includes:
- a CDS encoding mandelate racemase, yielding MRITRIEVYGYDLNYVHGDYVMSGGRVVRALPSTVVKVVTDQGTTGWGEVCPLGSTYLEGFAGGARVALQALAPALVGADPRNLALINERM